In Citrus sinensis cultivar Valencia sweet orange chromosome 2, DVS_A1.0, whole genome shotgun sequence, a single genomic region encodes these proteins:
- the LOC107177302 gene encoding uncharacterized protein LOC107177302, which yields MCSGKSITAAILCSGKSVTAAILCSGKSVTAAVLWDRVPAFLGMSIGSAYTSSRVRSIRLLGVFFVAAALSVSIYSSSDMSNRKRKLIVDEGDEESRDSGLNVPIPTDFLGPSSSVSPSHGRDTLEYPRPLVVSPSSEIELVGNRGGPASGSGENHSYGEVGVPEGAGDGEESSSEPSRPPQRRHLGHRVEADSYPIDFTACATTQTDLFKLRNLYNIPPEVLLVVPGKGDVPSRPPRGYVTMHLESFKLGARLPLQRYFAKILGGMHLAPGQLHPNGWRVLSAMFVFWERCGSEEPSLVEVKHLYQLRSSPREAGWYYFMSSSAKRKPITESWGLIGGLEDRPLLQVETALLNASTCQDLLSPTNLVGSGLVDIAAGMDNKILSAMSRKRGRASGSSSNPPPPPKKTSVGPSKALVPALPPPPPRKSGGERTSDKSPEVSLQSGDRSSPLPSREQGDHLSLYQKDYKRSVGPKMVKDIESMDLSELAASVQRVSFRLATMVSCYKAGAARHERKLQADNQELKKKADSADRSKEKLAELNQQMSELAEKVAVAESTSSKLEDELGGLKSDLQVAQSERDTLRTALEGEIKSLSD from the exons ATGTGTTCTGGGAAAAGCATAACGGCCGCGATTCTGTGTTCTGGGAAAAGCGTAACGGCCGCGATTCTGTGCTCTGGGAAAAGCGTAACGGCCGCGGTTCTGTGGGATCGTGTTCCCGCTTTCCTGGGGATGAGTATCGGCTCGGCATACACTTCTAGTCG CGTCCGAAGTATCCGTTTGCTGGGTGTTTTCTTTGTCGCGGCAGCGCTATCGGTGTCAATCTATTCCAG TTCCGACATGTCAAAccggaaaagaaaattaattgttgatgagGGTGATGAAGAGTCAAGGGATTCAGGCCTCAACGTGCCAATACCCACCGATTTTTTAGGTCCCTCCAGTAGTGTAAGTCCTTCCCATGGGAGGGATACCCTTGAGTATCCACGCCCCTTAGTTGTCTCTCCCTCTTCCGAAATAGAGCTTGTAGGTAATAGAGGTGGACCTGCATCGGGCTCTGGTGAGAACCACAGCTATGGTGAGGTTGGGGTCCCTGAAGGAGCTGGTGATGGTGAGGAGAGCAGTTCCGAACCGAGCAGGCCCCCTCAGAGAAGGCACCTTGGTCATAGGGTAGAGGCGGACTCTTACCCTATTGACTTCACAGCTTGTGCCACCACCCAAACCGATTTGTTCAAGCTAAGGAATCTTTACAACATTCCTCCAGAGGTTCTCCTGGTAGTTCCAGGAAAAGGTGACGTTCCCAGTCGGCCTCCGCGGGGGTATGTGACGATGCACCTGGAGAGCTTCAAATTAGGAGCTCGGCTGCCCCTTCAACGTTATTTTGCTAAGATATTGGGTGGTATGCACCTGGCCCCAGGTCAGCTACATCCCAATGGATGGAGGGTTCTCTCGGCAATGTTTGTGTTTTGGGAGAGGTGCGGGTCGGAGGAGCCTTCCCTTGTTGAAGTGAAACATCTGTATCAGCTGCGGAGCAGCCCACGGGAGGCGGGCTGGTACTACTTCATGTCCAGTTCTGCGAAGAGGAAGCCAATCACCG AGTCGTGGGGTTTGATCGGGGGGCTTGAAGATCGACCTTTACTTCAGGTGGAAACTGCTCTGTTGAACGCGTCTACCTGCCAAGACCTCCTGTCTCCAACAAACCTGGTCGGCTCGGGCTTAGTAGATATTGCTGCTGGAATGGATAACAAGATCCTCAGCGCGATGAGCAGGAAGCGTGGTCGAGCTTCAGGCAGCTCCAGCAACCCACCTCCTCCTCCGAAGAAAACCAGCGTAGGCCCATCCAAGGCTCTTGTTCCTGCTCTGCCCCCTCCCCCGCCCCGTAAGAGTGGTGGGGAGAGAACTTCTGACAAGAGTCCCGAGGTCAGCCTCCAGTCTGGGGACCGATCTTCCCCTCTGCCATCTCGGGAACAAGGGGACCACCTGAGCTTGTATCAGAAGGATTACAAAAGATCGGTGGGGCCCAAGATGGTGAAGGACATTGAGAGTATGGACCTCTCAGAGTTGGCTGCTTCTGTTCAGAGAGTATCCTTCAGGCTGGCCACCATGGTTTCGTGTTACAAGGCCGGGGCCGCGCGCCATGAGAGGAAGCTTCAAGCTGACAATCAGGAGCTGAAGAAGAAAGCTGACTCTGCTGATCGTTCCAAGGAGAAGCTGGCCGAACTGAACCAGCAGATGTCGGAGCTGGCGGAGAAGGTTGCGGTTGCTGAGTCCACCTCCTCCAAACTTGAGGACGAGTTGGGCGGCCTAAAATCTGACCTTCAAGTTGCTCAAAGTGAAAGGGATACTTTGAGGACCGCCCTTGAGGGAGAGATCAAATCCCTGAGTGACTAG
- the LOC127900280 gene encoding uncharacterized protein LOC127900280 produces the protein MLDEESPLSIEIMGTIIPRDFRFPDLKYSGRSDPLVHIERFNDMTGVQGLTSAQRCRAFPLTLEGRARDWYRKLPRGSIKGYEQMCQEFAEQFRGAVALEDDMMELMGMKQEEHESLRDFVKRYHRAVLDLRAFNHPQALRGLKEGVRIGRLWYNLRSSLVQNYSAGYEQARRDIEIEEEKSARLKSEQLEELRRKERRAPKGSGLGKRTGESSGMGGTSARSHSYPITPRAQQFQHNRAQPPRPPIPERQREFRQMAAHPYHNTPRTLHATDSRASRPDQLATGTVRGDIHDSRSVQLIDQSSVYRQYTPLKISMEELYERIEGRGLLYPPAPITKPAHRRDKNRFCKFHDTHGHTISQCRDLKIQVEDLVRNRYLDEYVDGVSPVIESEYTRDEGVERGLEREQPTIRVIAGGPTLAGDSNRARKNYGRYAMAGKEVLLNLPAAKRAKVRQVPIMWTEDDEEGILYPHEDALVIKAKVAGTELQGILVGTGSSVDILFKSALDDMGISDLKLERTNTSLKGFGGGRLTPLGIIELPITVGTKPFERTMMLDFVVVEERSPYQMILGRPFMRISQCVMSTHYLALKYRINGVVGVVKGDQRMARNCYATAAKETLQVTSLDNRGETKNGRQEPVEKLEEVVVSRSDPSRVVKVGSELGEEIKGELVRCLQSHADIFAWSHEDMPGIDRGVACHKLAVRKGARPVRQKRRCFNQERYEAINAEVEKLLKAEFIREAKYPEWISNVVLVKKANGKWRMCVDFTDLNKACPKDRFPLPKIDQLVDSTAGHSLLSFMDAFSGYNQIPMNEQDEESTTFITNMGLFCYRVMPFGLKNAGATYQRLVNKIFKPLIGHTMEVYVDDMITKSKEPRDHVKHLEETFELLRRYEMKLNPEKCAFGVSSGKFLGFLVSHRGIEANPEKIRAVIEMRSPRTVKEVQSLTGRLAALNRFISRATDKCHPFFQVIKKGRKMEWTPECEEAFGQLKEYLARAPLLSTPREGDQLFLYLAISKWATSSVLVREEEGKQHLVYYASKALVDAETRYPLMEKWALALITAARKLRPYFQAHQIVVMIDQPLRQVLQKPDAFGRLVKWSVELSEFDLSYRPRGAIKAQALVDFMVDRVEPGEGVHEGQPAEQEDSKGIWLVMVDGSRSEQGSGARVIIRSPEGVEVSYAVKFEFQLTNNQAEYEAFIIGLGLAHTLRAERVEIRADSQLVCNQLSDQFQVKEEKLGFYVKKARQMVELFKEVEVKQISRNENYRADMLARMAATVDPKLPKSVPLEVRTSPSIGEEVEVMRVSTEESLMGPILAYIRDGVLLEDKRQARKLKCRAARYTLLDGVLYRRGFTLPLLRCVDDEEADYVLREIHEGICGNHSGARTLAFKALRQGYFWPTMHQDAKRMAKNSKTCQSFSEVPAQPPEKLTTMTSPWPFAQWGIDLIGPLPKGRGAATHAIVAIDYFTKWVEVGVLSQITERKTTDFIWRNIICRYGIPYAIVTDNGRQFDNGNFREFCRNLGVDLKFCTPAHPQANGQVEAANKVIKKLLKTKLGEKKGAWVDELPGVLWAYRTTHKTATGETPFTLAFGHEAVVPAEIGVGTHRTEYFNEEQNDEQICLNLDLLEEKRAGASQKVAQCQQRMMRYYNKNVRVRQFRAGDWVLRKVNQNTREPNHGALGPKWEGPYRVIRATGPGAYKLAYQDGRDVKRSWNAEHLKKYFQ, from the coding sequence ATGTTAGATGAAGAATCTCCGTTATCAATTGAGATCATGGGTACCATAATCCCAAGAGATTTTCGCTTCCCCGACCTCAAATACTCCGGGCGAAGTGACCCATTGGTGCATATTGAGCGTTTCAACGATATGACGGGTGTGCAGGGGCTGACATCAGCTCAGAGGTGCAGGGCGTTCCCATTGACACTAGAAGGACGAGCTCGGGATTGGTACCGCAagctgccccgaggaagtaTAAAGGGGtacgagcagatgtgccaggagtTTGCCGAGCAGTTCCGAGGGGCAGTAGCCCTAGAGGACGACATGATGGAACTGATGGGGATGAAACAGGAGGAGCACGAGTCCCTACGGGATTTTGTAAAGCGATACCACCGAGCCGTACTTGATTTGAGAGCCTTCAATCACCCGCAGGCGTTGAGGGGTTTAAAGGAGGGTGTGAGGATAGGCCGGCTATGGTATAACCTGAGAAGCTCCCTGGTGCAGAATTATTCAGCAGGGTATGAGCAGGCGAGACGAgatattgaaattgaagagGAGAAATCAGCAAGACTAAAAAGTGAACAGCTAGAAGAGCTGAGGCGGAAGGAGCGGAGAGCCCCGAAAGGGAGCGGGTTGGGAAAGCGAACTGGAGAATCTTCAGGGATGGGCGGAACATCAGCTCGGTCCCACTCTTACCCCATAACTCCGAGAGCACAACAGTTCCAACACAACCGGGCTCAACCTCCACGCCCCCCAATCCCAGAGCGGCAGCGAGAATTCCGGCAGATGGCTGCCCACCCCTATCACAACACTCCTAGAACATTACATGCAACCGATTCCAGGGCTAGTCGACCAGATCAGTTAGCAACTGGGACAGTCCGAGGTGACATTCATGATAGCCGATCAGTTCAGCTAATAGATCAGAGCTCGGTCTATAGACAATACACCCCACTAAAGATCTCAATGGAGGAATTATATGAGAGGATCGAGGGAAGAGGCCTGCTATACCCTCCAGCCCCAATAACAAAACCGGCTCATCGACGGGATAAGAACAGATTCTGCAAATTCCACGACACTCACGGTCACACTATCAGCCAATGTCGTGACCTGAAGATTCAGGTGGAAGATTTAGTAAGGAACCGATACTTGGATGAGTATGTAGACGGAGTGTCCCCTGTCATTGAGTCAGAATACACACGGGATGAAGGAGTCGAGAGGGGTCTGGAACGAGAACAGCCGACCATCCGTGTGATAGCAGGAGGGCCAACATTGGCCGGGGATTCAAACAGAGCACGGAAGAACTATGGGAGATACGCCATGGCTGGCAAAGAGGTGCTTCTGAATTTACCGGCAGCCAAAAGAGCAAAAGTGCGGCAAGTTCCTATTATGTGGACGGAGGATGACGAAGAGGGTATTTTGTATCCTCATGAGGATGCCTTGGTGATTAAGGCAAAGGTGGCCGGTACAGAATTGCAGGGAATACTGGTAGGCACGGGCAGCTCAGTAGACATTCTGTTTAAGTCGGCCCTAGATGATATGGGGATTTCAGATTTGAAGTTAGAGCGGACAAATACTTCCTTGAAAGGATTTGGAGGGGGACGGTTAACTCCCTTGGGGATCATTGAACTCCCGATTACTGTGGGGACAAAGCCGTTTGAACGAACGATGATGCTGGACTTCGTCGTGGTAGAGGAAAGAagcccttaccagatgataTTGGGGAGACCGTTCATGAGGATAAGCCAATGTGTAATGTCCACGCATTATCTAGCGCTGAAGTACAGAATAAATGGAGTTGTGGGTGTAGTAAAGGGCGACCAGAGGATGGCCAGGAACTGCTATGCTACAGCGGCCAAGGAAACGTTGCAGGTCACCTCTCTAGATAACCGAGGGGAGACAAAAAACGGTCGCCAGGAACCTGTTGAGAAGCTGGAGGAAGTTGTTGTTAGCAGGAGTGACCCGAGCAGAGTGGTTAAAGTCGGATCGGAATTGGGTGAAGAAATAAAAGGCGAGCTGGTGAGGTGTCTACAGTCCCATGCGGACATATTTGCCTGGTCTCATGAGGATATGCCAGGTATTGATCGAGGGGTAGCTTGTCATAAGCTGGCAGTCAGGAAAGGGGCAAGGCCGGTGAGGCAGAAaaggaggtgcttcaaccaggaacggtacgaggccataaatgCGGAAGTAGAAAAACTGCTGAAAGCGGAATTTATAAGGGAAGCCAAGTACCCGGAGTGGATTTCCAATGTAGTACTGGTAAAGAAGGCCAATGGGAAGTGGAGAATGTGTGTAGACTTCACGGACCTCAACAAGGCATGCCCGAAAGATAGATTTCCCCTACCAAAAATAGATCAGTTGGTGGACTCAACCGCGGGTCATAGTCTGCTCAGTTTCATGGATGCCTTCTCCGGATACAATCAGATACCCATGAacgagcaggatgaggaaAGCACGACCTTTATAACTAACATGGGTTTGTTTTGCTACAGGGTGATGCCTTTCGGCTTGAAAAATGCAGGAGCTACCTATCAAAGGTTGGTGAACAAGATCTTCAAGCCATTGATCGGACATACAATGGAGGTATATGTGGACGATATGATCACAAAGTCCAAAGAACCAAGGGATCACGTGAAGCATCTTGAGGAAACCTTTGAATTACTGAGGAGGTATGAGATGAAGCTAAACCCGGAGAAATGTGCATTTGGGGTCAGCTCGGGCAAATTTCTGGGATTCCTGGTGAGCCATCGAGGGATTGAGGCCAACCCGGAAAAGATACGAGCAGTGATAGAAATGAGGTCGCCACGAACAGTAAAGGAGGTGCAGAGCCTTACGGGGAGGTTGGCAGCATTGAACCGATTTATTTCGCGAGCCACTGATAAGTGTCACCCTTTCTTTCAAGTCATAAAGAAAGGGAGGAAGATGGAATGGACACCGGAATGCGAGGAGGCATTTGGACAGTTGAAAGAATATCTAGCCCGCGCCCCGTTACTATCAACTCCGAGAGAGGGTGACCAGCTGTTTTTGTACTTAGCAATCTCTAAGTGGGCTACCAGCTCGGTTTTAGTCAGGGAAGAAGAAGGGAAACAACACCTGGTATATTACGCAAGCAAGGCCCTAGTGGACGCAGAAACCAGATATCCGCTAATGGAGAAGTGGGCGCTAGCTCTGATAACGGCGGCACGCAAACTCCGACCATATTTCCAAGCCCACCAGATAGTTGTGATGATCGACCAACCCCTTCGGCAAGTACTTCAAAAACCGGACGCGTTTGGTCGGTTAGTAAAATGGTCGGTGGAATTGAGCGAATTTGACCTGTCGTACAGGCCCCGAGGGGCAATCAAGGCTCAAGCCCTGGTAGATTTTATGGTGGACCGCGTTGAACCAGGGGAAGGGGTCCACGAGGGACAACCAGCGGAACAAGAGGATTCGAAGGGGATATGGTTGGTGATGGTTGATGGGTCACGTAGTGAACAGGGATCCGGGGCAAGAGTTATAATACGAAGCCCAGAAGGTGTTGAGGTATCCTACGCTGTAAAGTTCGAATTCCAGCTTACGAACAACCAAGCTGAATATGAGGCCTTCATTATTGGTCTCGGTCTTGCGCATACGCTACGAGCAGAAAGGGTTGAGATCCGAGCAGATTCACAGCTAGTATGCAACCAGCTCAGCGATCAATTCCAAGTAAAGGAAGAGAAATTGGGATTTTATGTAAAGAAGGCGAGGCAGATGGTTGAACTATTCAAGGAAGTAGAGGTGAAGCAGATATCCCGGAACGAAAATTACCGAGCTGACATGTTGGCTAGGATGGCCGCAACTGTAGATCCCAAATTACCTAAGTCAGTTCCACTAGAGGTGAGAACCTCGCCGAGCATAGGAGAAGAAGTAGAGGTAATGAGAGTAAGCACTGAAGAATCCTTGATGGGCCCGATCCTTGCATACATCCGCGATGGAGTTTTACTAGAGGACAAAAGGCAAGCGAGAAAGCTAAAATGCCGAGCAGCGAGGTACACATTACTCGATGGAGTACTCTATCGCCGAGGATTCACTTTGCCCCTGTTGAGATGTGTGGATGATGAGGAGGCAGATTATGTATTAAGGGAAAttcatgaaggaatttgcggCAATCACTCGGGAGCGAGAACTTTAGCCTTCAAGGCACTCCGACAAGGATACTTCTGGCCAACCATGCATCAGGATGCGAAAAGGATGGCAAAGAACAGTAAAACCTGCCAAAGCTTCTCCGAGGTTCCTGCACAACCCCCAGAGAAGCTGACCACCATGACATCCCCGTGGCCTTTCGCTCAATGGGGAATCGACTTGATCGGACCGTTACCTAAGGGCCGAGGAGCGGCGACACATGCAATTGTGGCGATAGACTATTTCACCAAGTGGGTGGAAGTGGGAGTCCTCAGCCAAATCACGGAGAGGAAGACAACAGATTTTATTTGGAGAAATATCATCTGCAGATACGGGATCCCCTATGCCATCGTTACAGACAATGGGAGACAGTTTGACAATGGCAATTTCAGAGAATTTTGCCGAAATTTGGGGGTGGACCTAAAATTCTGCACCCCCGCACACCCCCAGGCAAACGGACAAgtggaagcagccaacaaagtGATAAAGAAGCTCCTGAAAACTAAACTGGGAGAGAAGAAAGGGGCCTGGGTTGACGAGTTACCAGGAGTGTTATGGGCTTATCGGACAACTCACAAGACCGCCACAGGGGAAACTCCGTTCACCTTAGCTTTTGGTCATGAGGCGGTAGTCCCAGCAGAAATTGGAGTGGGGACACATCGAACGGAATATTTCAACGAGGAGCAAAATGACGAGCAAATCTGCTTAAACCTAGACCTGCTTGAAGAGAAGAGGGCAGGGGCATCGCAGAAAGTGGCCCAGTGTCAGCAAAGGATGATgcgttattacaacaagaacgTACGCGTGAGGCAATTCCGAGCAGGAGATTGGGTACTTAGGAAGGTGAACCAAAACACCAGGGAACCTAACCATGGCGCCCTCGGCCCGAAGTGGGAAGGCCCGTACAGGGTGATACGCGCCACTGGACCAGGAGCTTATAAGCTAGCATACCAGGACGGGAGAGACGTGAAAAGGTCGTGGAACGCCGAGCACTTGAAGAAATATTTCCAGTAA
- the LOC102613132 gene encoding protein NUCLEAR FUSION DEFECTIVE 4 isoform X2, with translation MQMCILIFVGNNGETYFNTAALVSCVQNFPKSRGPVVGILKGFAGLGGAILTQVYTMIHAPDHANLIFMVAVGPAMVVIALMFIIRPVGGHRQVRPSDSSSFTFIYSVCLLLAAYLMGVMLVEDLVDLNHTVIIIFTVILFVLLFIPIVIPIILSFFLERTDPAEEALLSKPENMEPGKSNQETHEVILSEVEDEKPKDVDLLPASERRKRIAQLQARLFHAAAEGAVRVKRRRGPHRGEDFTLTQALIKADFWLIFFSLLLGSGSGLTVIDNLGQMSQSLGYDNTHIFVSMISIWNFLGRVGGGYFSEIIVRDYAYPRPVAMAVAQFVMAIGHIFLGMGWPGAMYVGTLLIGLGYGAHWAIVPAAASELFGLKKFGALYNFLTLANPAGSLVFSGLIASYIYDHEAEKQHQPHHHLLNAGSIFTSMPRVDEPLKCEGSICYFLTSMIMSGLCIVAVILSMILVHRTTNVYSHLYGKSRSSNLV, from the exons ATGCAGATGTGCATTCTTATTTTCGTGGGAAACAATGGCGAAACCTACTTCAATACAGCTGCTTTGGTTTCTTGTGTGCAAAACTTTCCTAAAAGCAGGGGTCCTGTGGTGGGAATACTGAAGGGCTTTGCTGGGTTAGGCGGTGCTATCTTGACTCAAGTATATACTATGATCCATGCCCCTGATCATGCAAATCTGATATTCATGGTTGCTGTTGGACCGGCAATGGTTGTTATTGCTCTAATGTTCATCATCAGACCTGTTGGAGGTCACAGACAAGTCCGGCCTTCAGACAGCTCAAGTTTCACCTTTATTTATAGTGTCTGTCTTCTGTTGGCAGCTTATCTAATGGGAGTCATGCTTGTTGAAGATCTAGTTGATTTGAACCACACTgtgataataattttcacggtgattttgtttgttcttctttttattccCATTGTGATTCCGATAATATTAAGTTTCTTTCTAGAGCGAACAGATCCAGCAGAAGAGGCCCTTCTATCAAAACCAGAAAACATGGAACCTGGCAAATCCAATCAGGAGACTCATGAGGTAATTCTCAGTGAGGTGGAAGATGAGAAACCTAAGGATGTAGACTTGCTTCCGGCATCAGAAAGGCGAAAAAGAATTGCTCAGTTACAAGCAAGACTATTCCACGCAGCAGCAGAAGGAGCAGTGAGGGTCAAGAGGAGGAGGGGACCACATAGAGGGGAGGACTTCACCTTGACGCAAGCTTTAATCAAGGCAGACTTTTggcttatttttttctcacttCTATTGGGGTCTGGATCTGGCCTGACGGTCATTGATAATCTGGGTCAGATGAGTCAGTCTTTAGGATATGATAACACTCACATCTTTGTATCCATGATCAGCATTTGGAACTTCCTTGGTCGTGTTGGTGGGGGTTACTTCTCTGAGATTATTGTCAG GGACTACGCTTATCCAAGACCGGTGGCAATGGCTGTTGCGCAATTCGTGATGGCAATTGGTCATATCTTCTTGGGGATGGGTTGGCCTGGGGCCATGTATGTTGGCACTCTGCTGATTGGGCTTGGCTATGGAGCTCACTGGGCAATTGTTCCGGCAGCAGCTTCCGAGTTGTTTGGCTTAAAAAAGTTCGGGGCTTTGTACAACTTTCTTACACTGGCTAATCCTGCAGGTTCACTTGTTTTCTCTGGTCTAATTGCCAGCTATATCTATGATCATGAGGCAGAGAAGCAACATCAGCCCCATCACCATCTGCTAAATGCAGGGTCAATTTTTACAAGCATGCCTCGCGTTGATGAACCCCTGAAATGTGAAGGTTCCATATGCTACTTTCTTACTTCCATGATAATGTCAGGACTTTGCATTGTTGCAGTCATCCTAAGCATGATTCTTGTTCATCGGACAACGAATGTCTATTCCCACCTTTATGGAAAATCCCGCTCTTCAAATTTGGTGTAA
- the LOC102613711 gene encoding uncharacterized protein LOC102613711 encodes MSDWGPVFVGVVLFILLSPGLLIQVPGRNRFFEFGNFQTSGASILVHSILYFALMCIFLLAIGVHICNTSTMADWGPVVIGVVLFVLLQPGLLFQLPGHSRLLEFGSMKTNGKAISVHTLIFFVLYAILILAVHVHIYSG; translated from the exons ATGTCAGATTGGGGCCCTGTTTTCGTGGGTGTTGTGCTGTTCATATTGCTAAGCCCAGGCTTGCTCATTCAGGTGCCGGGCCGTAACAGGTTTTTTGAGTTTGGCAACTTTCAGACCAGTGGTGCTTCTATTCTGGTTCATtctatcttgtattttgcTCTCATGTGTATCTTCTTGTTGGCTATTGGTGTCCACAT TTGTAATACTAGCAC AATGGCCGATTGGGGACCAGTGGTAATTGGGGTGGTGCTGTTTGTGTTGCTACAACCGGGGCTTCTGTTTCAGCTACCGGGACACAGCCGGCTGTTGGAGTTTGGTAGCATGAAGACCAACGGCAAGGCTATTTCTGTTCACACTCTTATCTTCTTCGTTCTCTATGCCATCCTCATCTTGGCCGTCCACGTTCACATCTACAGTGGGTGA
- the LOC102613424 gene encoding uncharacterized protein LOC102613424, giving the protein MNDWAAPLIAAALFAFLSPGLVVQMPAKNRAVDFLNMKTSIAAIFVHTVLYGLFLILFLVILNVHLFI; this is encoded by the coding sequence ATGAATGATTGGGCTGCACCGCTTATAGCTGCGGCGCTCTTCGCGTTTCTGTCACCAGGGTTGGTGGTGCAGATGCCTGCAAAGAATCGAGCGGTTGATTTTTTGAACATGAAGACTAGTATCGCTGCCATATTTGTGCATACTGTTCTCTATGGtttgtttcttattttgtttcttgttatTCTAAATGTTCATCTCTTTATCTAG
- the LOC102613132 gene encoding protein NUCLEAR FUSION DEFECTIVE 4 isoform X1, producing the protein MGKFQERFVSFFNNRWLVFVAAMWIQSCAGIGYLFGSISPVIKSSLNYNQKQIARLGVAKDLGDSVGFLAGSLCEVLPIWGALLVGALQNFIGYGWVWLIVTGRAPVLPLWAMCILIFVGNNGETYFNTAALVSCVQNFPKSRGPVVGILKGFAGLGGAILTQVYTMIHAPDHANLIFMVAVGPAMVVIALMFIIRPVGGHRQVRPSDSSSFTFIYSVCLLLAAYLMGVMLVEDLVDLNHTVIIIFTVILFVLLFIPIVIPIILSFFLERTDPAEEALLSKPENMEPGKSNQETHEVILSEVEDEKPKDVDLLPASERRKRIAQLQARLFHAAAEGAVRVKRRRGPHRGEDFTLTQALIKADFWLIFFSLLLGSGSGLTVIDNLGQMSQSLGYDNTHIFVSMISIWNFLGRVGGGYFSEIIVRDYAYPRPVAMAVAQFVMAIGHIFLGMGWPGAMYVGTLLIGLGYGAHWAIVPAAASELFGLKKFGALYNFLTLANPAGSLVFSGLIASYIYDHEAEKQHQPHHHLLNAGSIFTSMPRVDEPLKCEGSICYFLTSMIMSGLCIVAVILSMILVHRTTNVYSHLYGKSRSSNLV; encoded by the exons ATGGGTAAGTTTCAAGAGAGATTTGTATCGTTTTTCAACAACAGATGGCTGGTGTTTGTGGCAGCAATGTGGATTCAATCCTGTGCTGGGATAGGGTACTTGTTTGGGAGCATATCACCTGTGATCAAGAGTTCTTTGAACTATAATCAGAAGCAGATAGCGAGGCTTGGCGTGGCTAaggatcttggtgacagtgttGGCTTTTTGGCTGGTAGCTTGTGTGAGGTCTTGCCTATCTGGGGTGCTCTTCTTGTTGGTGCTTTGCAGAATTTTATTGGTTATGGTTGGGTTTGGTTGATTGTCACTGGTAGAGCTCCTGTTTTGCCTTTGTGGGCT ATGTGCATTCTTATTTTCGTGGGAAACAATGGCGAAACCTACTTCAATACAGCTGCTTTGGTTTCTTGTGTGCAAAACTTTCCTAAAAGCAGGGGTCCTGTGGTGGGAATACTGAAGGGCTTTGCTGGGTTAGGCGGTGCTATCTTGACTCAAGTATATACTATGATCCATGCCCCTGATCATGCAAATCTGATATTCATGGTTGCTGTTGGACCGGCAATGGTTGTTATTGCTCTAATGTTCATCATCAGACCTGTTGGAGGTCACAGACAAGTCCGGCCTTCAGACAGCTCAAGTTTCACCTTTATTTATAGTGTCTGTCTTCTGTTGGCAGCTTATCTAATGGGAGTCATGCTTGTTGAAGATCTAGTTGATTTGAACCACACTgtgataataattttcacggtgattttgtttgttcttctttttattccCATTGTGATTCCGATAATATTAAGTTTCTTTCTAGAGCGAACAGATCCAGCAGAAGAGGCCCTTCTATCAAAACCAGAAAACATGGAACCTGGCAAATCCAATCAGGAGACTCATGAGGTAATTCTCAGTGAGGTGGAAGATGAGAAACCTAAGGATGTAGACTTGCTTCCGGCATCAGAAAGGCGAAAAAGAATTGCTCAGTTACAAGCAAGACTATTCCACGCAGCAGCAGAAGGAGCAGTGAGGGTCAAGAGGAGGAGGGGACCACATAGAGGGGAGGACTTCACCTTGACGCAAGCTTTAATCAAGGCAGACTTTTggcttatttttttctcacttCTATTGGGGTCTGGATCTGGCCTGACGGTCATTGATAATCTGGGTCAGATGAGTCAGTCTTTAGGATATGATAACACTCACATCTTTGTATCCATGATCAGCATTTGGAACTTCCTTGGTCGTGTTGGTGGGGGTTACTTCTCTGAGATTATTGTCAG GGACTACGCTTATCCAAGACCGGTGGCAATGGCTGTTGCGCAATTCGTGATGGCAATTGGTCATATCTTCTTGGGGATGGGTTGGCCTGGGGCCATGTATGTTGGCACTCTGCTGATTGGGCTTGGCTATGGAGCTCACTGGGCAATTGTTCCGGCAGCAGCTTCCGAGTTGTTTGGCTTAAAAAAGTTCGGGGCTTTGTACAACTTTCTTACACTGGCTAATCCTGCAGGTTCACTTGTTTTCTCTGGTCTAATTGCCAGCTATATCTATGATCATGAGGCAGAGAAGCAACATCAGCCCCATCACCATCTGCTAAATGCAGGGTCAATTTTTACAAGCATGCCTCGCGTTGATGAACCCCTGAAATGTGAAGGTTCCATATGCTACTTTCTTACTTCCATGATAATGTCAGGACTTTGCATTGTTGCAGTCATCCTAAGCATGATTCTTGTTCATCGGACAACGAATGTCTATTCCCACCTTTATGGAAAATCCCGCTCTTCAAATTTGGTGTAA